GCCTAGTTCGACGTCGGAATCAACCGCTGCCAGCGACAGGCCGCGCCGTTCGTTGGCGGTGACCCCGGTGAAGAGGGAGAGCCCCACGCCCGTGCCGTCTGCGTCCACCACGGAGTCGTAGTTCGATGAGCCGTAGTTCGCGTTCGGGATGTCGAAGAACTGGTAGCCCGGCTTGTCGCGGTCCAGGAATGACGCCCAGATTTTTGCCAGGTCCTCATCGTTCCAGGCGAGGGTGACCTTTTTGCGCTGCGAAGCGGGGTCCACCTTTTCGAGGGCGTCGCGGCCGATGAAGTCATGATCGAACTTCACGAACGAGCCATAGCCAAGCTCCCACGGCGTCAGGTAGTAGTCCTCGATATTGCCCGAGACGTAGGAGCCCGCGAGCGCGTTGATGGCCTCGTAGCTCGTGGCCGGCAGCCATTCACGGTAGGCCCGTTCGGCGTCGCTGCTGTAGATCGCCGGCAGCGGCGACGGGATCCAGCCCGATTCCAAGGTGTTCGAGGAGTAGGCGCGGGACCCGCAGGGCTCGATGCCGAACTCACTGCCGGCCTCAAGGACAGCGTCGCGGATCTTCCCATGCTGCTCGTAAGGCCCCCAGATCTCCAGTCCCGGGGCTCCCGCCATCCCGTGGCGCAGGGTCCGCACCTGCTCACCGGCAATATTCAGGTGCCCCATGTGGAAGAACTTCACTTGCTCGAGGGTCCCGTTGTTGAGCTTCTCGATAATCTGCCAGGCCTTGGGGCCCTGGATCTGGAAGCGGAAGAATTCGCGCCGGACCGCCTGGCCGAAGGGGCGCGACGGCGACCGGTCGTCATAGGTGCATTCGACGTCGTACCCGCCCGTTTCGGCGTGGAACTGGAGCCAGTTCGCCGCGGGAGCCCGTCCCACGTAGACAAATTCGTTCTCTGCCAGGTGGAACAGGATGCCGTCCCCGATCACGCCCCCGTTGGACGCCGTCGGCACGAACTGCTTGGCGGTGTTCACGGGGAAGTTGGCGAAACTGTTGATCCCGGTGTCCGACAGGAGCTTCAGGGCGCCGGGGCCCTTCATAAAGAAGTTCACCATGTGATGCGACTGGTCGTAGAGCACGGCGGTTTCCCGCCACGCGCGCTGCTCCCGCCGCCAGTTGGTGAACTCCGCGGGGACCACCGGGTAGATATAGGTGCCAAGCTGGGAGTTGCGCAACAGTTCGACGGTGTTGCCTGCCTCGTCGAGTACATCCTGCAGGGACTTGCTTGCCATCGGTTCTTCTCCTTCGGTTCGGTCGGGTTCCTTGGCCGCGCCCCTAGGCGACGCGGTAGTTCTCACGGGCGAACTGCACAAACGGTGCGGGGGCCACGGTGGCGCGCACGGCCACCTGGCGGTGCGGCTCCACCTGGAGCTTGTTCGAATTGGGCTCTTCGCCCCAGAGCACCGTTACCTCATCACCAAGCCCAGCGGTGCCCGGGTGCAGGCTGGCGAGCGAAACGAAGGACTGCTCATTGGCAATATAGCCGCAGTCGAAGGACTGGCCTATCGCGGCCCCGTCCCGGAGGACCAGATCCACCTGGTAGAGGGCGTACCGTGCCTTGGGCAGCTCGATGTACTTCGCGGGAAGGCCCGGCCGCAGGAGCGAGCCGATCGCTTCCTGGACGTCGTCCGGGTTCCACACCAGCGTAACTTTGTGGCGGTGCGAGCCCTCGGGCAGGCCCCTGAGCGCGTCGCTGCCGATGAAATCATGGTCGAAGGCCACGGAGCGGCCGTAGCCGAGGTCGTACGGGGTCAGGTAGTAGTCCTCGATCTCCGGTGAAGCGAAACTTCCGCCGAGCGAGCCGGCCGCCGGGGCGGGAAGCCACTCGCGGTAGGCGCGGAGCGCGTCATCGGAGAAGATTGCCGGCACCGGTGAGGGCACCCAGCCGGATTCGAGGTTCGCGGTGGAGTACCCCTTGGCCCCCACCTGGGTCAGGCCGAACTCCGCGCCGGTCTCCAGCAGCGCGTCCCTGACCCGGGCGCCGTCGGCCCACGGTCCAAAGAGTTCGTATCCGGGCTGGCCGGCCATCCCGTGCCGGATGCTGCGGACTTCCAGCCCCGCGATCGGGAAGCGGCCCATGTGGAAGAACCCGATGTGCGGGACGGGGGCGCCAATCAGCTTCTCGATGATGGCGGGGGCGGTTGGTCCTTGCAGCTCGTACCTGAACAGCCGCGGGTCCCCGGGCCGCACGATCGAGTTTCCGTCCCGCTCCATCTCGACCTCGTGGCCGCCGGTTTCGGCGTGGAACTGCACCCAGTCGAGCACCATCGGGTGCCCCACCAGGTTGTAGGAGTCCTCCTCAAGGTGGGCCAGGATGGCGTCGCCGATCAGTTGCCCCTGGTGGTTGACGGCAATGAACTGCTTGGCGCGGTCCGCCGGGAAGGTGGCGAAGGAGTTCACGGCGAGCCCGCTAAGGAGCGCTTCGGTGCCCGGGCCGCGAAGAAACAGATCGGTCATGTGGTGGGACTGGTCAAGCAGGGCACAGCTGGTCCGCCAGGAGCGCTGTTCGGAGCGCCAGTTGCTGAACTCGGGTGTCACGGGGAAGACGGTGGGGCTGGCCTGCGAGTTGCGCAGCAGTTCCGTTGGAGAGCCCAGCCGTTCGATCGCGGCCTGCAGGGTTTCAGTCATTGCACTGTCTTCGTCACGGTGAACTCCTTTGTTCGACCCGCGCGCCATGAGCGGCAGGCTCCTGAATCGTGAGTCTAGAACATGCGTGCCAGGATTGGTAACAAAATTGTAGCCGAAGCCTTGATTAAGGTGCCGGGGCGTGGTTGTCTGGCACTGTCCGCTGCTGCCGCTGTCGGGAATGCGAAGGCATGACACGGTGCGGAGCGATCCGGAAGGGATTGATCATGGCCACAAAGGGCACTGTGCTCGTCGTGAGTGCGCACGCGGGCGATTTCGTCTGGCGGGCCGGAGGTGCCATCGCCGCCGCAACCGCCCGCGGCGAGCGGGCCGTCGTCGTCTGCCTCTCCTACGGCGAGCGCGGCGAATCGGCCAGCCAATGGCTTGCCGGGAAGTCGCTGGAGGACATCAAGGCCCTGCGCCGCAGCGAGGCCGAGGCCGCCGCCGCCGCACTCGGGGCCGAAGTGGAATTCCTCGACGCCGGCGACTACCCGCTGCTGCCGAGCCGCGAACTGCTCGATCAGCTCGTCACTATTTACCGGCGGGTACAGCCCACCGTGGTGCTGACCCACCCGTTGCTGGACCCGTACAACGGCGATCATCCCGCCGCGGCCAAGCTCGCCATCGAGGCGAGGATCCTGGCCCAGGCCATCGGTTACGACGCCCCCGGCGAGGTGCTCGGCGCGCCGCCGGTGTTCTTCTTCGAGCCGCACCAGCCGGAACAGTGCGACTTCAAGCCCGACGTCCTCCTCGACATCACGGCCGCCTTTCCCGCGAAGCAGAAGGCCATGGAGTGCCTGCCCGCCCAGCAGCACATGTGGGACTACTACACCTCACTGGCGGTACGCCGGGGAGTCCAGGTCAAGCGGAACGCCGGTCCCAACCTCGGCCTGCCGGTGGACACCAAAGGCGAGGCCTACATGCGCTTCTACCCCCAGGTCACCGAGGTCCTTGAATGAAGACCGTTGTGGTAACCGATGTGGCACGGGCGGCGGCCGCGGACATCGAACGGCTCGCAGCGCACGGTGTCGCCACGGTTCACGAAGCGATGGGCCGTACGGGGCTGGTGGGCGTTTCGCTCCGCCCCATCCAGGAAGGCGTCCGGATCGCGGGGTCGGCTGTCACCGTGCTCTGCTGGCCGGGAGACAACCTCATGATCCATGCCGCCGTTGAACAGTGCCGCGCTGGTGACGTCCTCGTGGTGACCACGGCTTCCCCCTCGCTGGATGGCTCGTTCGGGGAGCTGTTTGCCACAGCACTGAAGCACCGCGGCGTCCGCGGCCTGGTCACCACCGGCGGGGTCCGCGATGTTGCTGACCTGAGGGCCATGGGCTTTCCGGTGTGGTCCGCAGCGGTCAATGCCCAGGGCACGGTCAAGGCGACGGCGGGCGCGGTGAATGTGCCCATTCCGGTGGGTGGCACCCTGGTGCGCGCGGGCGACGTCATAGTGGCCGACGACGACGGCGTGCTGTGCGTGCCGCGCCCCGACGTGCAGGAGGTACTGGGGGCTGCCGGTGCGCGGGCCGCCAAAGAGGCGGAGTCCCGCGCGGCCTACCGCCGCGGTGAGTTGAGCCTGGACCGGAACAACCTTCGCGGTGCCCTTGAAAACTTAGGCGTACGGTATGTCAGCGCGGCGGAATATGGTTCCGGGTCCGGCAGCGCGGGCGGGGTCGAGGCGGGGCATGGCCACGGTTGAGGGCATCCCCTGCATG
The window above is part of the Pseudarthrobacter sp. IC2-21 genome. Proteins encoded here:
- the ligM gene encoding vanillate/3-O-methylgallate O-demethylase, with amino-acid sequence MASKSLQDVLDEAGNTVELLRNSQLGTYIYPVVPAEFTNWRREQRAWRETAVLYDQSHHMVNFFMKGPGALKLLSDTGINSFANFPVNTAKQFVPTASNGGVIGDGILFHLAENEFVYVGRAPAANWLQFHAETGGYDVECTYDDRSPSRPFGQAVRREFFRFQIQGPKAWQIIEKLNNGTLEQVKFFHMGHLNIAGEQVRTLRHGMAGAPGLEIWGPYEQHGKIRDAVLEAGSEFGIEPCGSRAYSSNTLESGWIPSPLPAIYSSDAERAYREWLPATSYEAINALAGSYVSGNIEDYYLTPWELGYGSFVKFDHDFIGRDALEKVDPASQRKKVTLAWNDEDLAKIWASFLDRDKPGYQFFDIPNANYGSSNYDSVVDADGTGVGLSLFTGVTANERRGLSLAAVDSDVELGTEVHVIWGEPDGGSRKTTVEPHEQLSVRAVVSPAPYAVTARTEYHGGWRTAGTAAR
- a CDS encoding aminomethyl transferase family protein, giving the protein MTETLQAAIERLGSPTELLRNSQASPTVFPVTPEFSNWRSEQRSWRTSCALLDQSHHMTDLFLRGPGTEALLSGLAVNSFATFPADRAKQFIAVNHQGQLIGDAILAHLEEDSYNLVGHPMVLDWVQFHAETGGHEVEMERDGNSIVRPGDPRLFRYELQGPTAPAIIEKLIGAPVPHIGFFHMGRFPIAGLEVRSIRHGMAGQPGYELFGPWADGARVRDALLETGAEFGLTQVGAKGYSTANLESGWVPSPVPAIFSDDALRAYREWLPAPAAGSLGGSFASPEIEDYYLTPYDLGYGRSVAFDHDFIGSDALRGLPEGSHRHKVTLVWNPDDVQEAIGSLLRPGLPAKYIELPKARYALYQVDLVLRDGAAIGQSFDCGYIANEQSFVSLASLHPGTAGLGDEVTVLWGEEPNSNKLQVEPHRQVAVRATVAPAPFVQFARENYRVA
- a CDS encoding PIG-L deacetylase family protein codes for the protein MATKGTVLVVSAHAGDFVWRAGGAIAAATARGERAVVVCLSYGERGESASQWLAGKSLEDIKALRRSEAEAAAAALGAEVEFLDAGDYPLLPSRELLDQLVTIYRRVQPTVVLTHPLLDPYNGDHPAAAKLAIEARILAQAIGYDAPGEVLGAPPVFFFEPHQPEQCDFKPDVLLDITAAFPAKQKAMECLPAQQHMWDYYTSLAVRRGVQVKRNAGPNLGLPVDTKGEAYMRFYPQVTEVLE
- a CDS encoding 4-carboxy-4-hydroxy-2-oxoadipate aldolase/oxaloacetate decarboxylase translates to MKTVVVTDVARAAAADIERLAAHGVATVHEAMGRTGLVGVSLRPIQEGVRIAGSAVTVLCWPGDNLMIHAAVEQCRAGDVLVVTTASPSLDGSFGELFATALKHRGVRGLVTTGGVRDVADLRAMGFPVWSAAVNAQGTVKATAGAVNVPIPVGGTLVRAGDVIVADDDGVLCVPRPDVQEVLGAAGARAAKEAESRAAYRRGELSLDRNNLRGALENLGVRYVSAAEYGSGSGSAGGVEAGHGHG